Proteins from a single region of Chaetodon trifascialis isolate fChaTrf1 chromosome 10, fChaTrf1.hap1, whole genome shotgun sequence:
- the avpr1aa gene encoding arginine vasopressin receptor 1Aa, producing the protein MHTTDYALLLSEGNQSLVFSPTYDLTMETPVNNTTVHPNGSDPFPRNEEVAQIEIMVLSITFVIAVIGNVSVLLAMYNTKKKMSRMHLFIKHLSLADLVVAFFQVLPQLCWEITYRFYGSDFLCRIVKHLQVMGMFASTYMMVMMTLDRYIAICHPLKTLQQPTKRSYIMIISTWMCSLVLSTPQYFIFSLSEIKNGSDVYDCWAHFVEPWGAKAYITWITVGIFLVPVVILMMCYGFICHSIWKNIKYKKRKTMTGAASKNGLIGKNSVSSVTTISRAKLRTVKMTFVIVLAYIVCWAPFFIVQMWSVWDENFQWVDSENTAVTLSALLASLNSCCNPWIYMIFSGHLLQDFVHCFSCCLKMNSDFKKEDSDSSLRRTTLLTKMTNRSPRGSSDNWRELDNSPKSSIQAD; encoded by the exons ATGCACACTACCGATTATGCGTTGCTCCTGAGCGAAGGGAACCAGTCTCTGGTTTTCAGTCCCACGTATGACTTAACGATGGAAACACCTGTGAACAACACCACCGTCCACCCGAACGGATCCGATCCGTTTCCGCGAAACGAAGAGGTAGCCCAAATCGAGATAATGGTCCTGAGCATCACCTTCGTGATTGCTGTAATTGGGAATGTGAGCGTCCTGCTGGCAATGTACAACACTAAGAAGAAGATGTCGCGAATGCATCTTTTCATCAAGCACCTCAGCCTGGCTGACCTGGTGGTCGCCTTCTTCCAGGTGCTGCCGCAGCTCTGCTGGGAGATCACCTACCGCTTCTACGGTTCAGACTTTCTCTGCAGGATAGTCAAGCACCTCCAGGTAATGGGGATGTTTGCGTCCACCTacatgatggtgatgatgaccCTGGACCGTTACATTGCCATCTGCCACCCTCTGAAAACCCTCCAGCAGCCCACAAAGCGCTCCTACATCATGATCATCTCCACGTGGATGTGCAGCCTGGTGCTCAGCACTCCGCAGTACTTCATCTTCTCCCTGAGCGAGATCAAGAACGGCTCGGACGTTTACGACTGCTGGGCGCACTTTGTCGAGCCATGGGGCGCCAAGGCGTACATCACCTGGATAACCGTGGGCATCTTCCTCGTGCCCGTGGTCATTCTCATGATGTGCTACGGGTTCATCTGCCACAGCATATGGAAAAATATCAAATACAAGAAAAGGAAGACGATGACTGGTGCTGCGAGCAAGAACGGGCTAATTGGGAAGAATTCAGTCAGCAGCGTTACAACTATATCAAGAGCCAAACTGAGGACTGTCAAAATGacttttgtcattgttttggcttACATTGTTTGCTGGGCGCCGTTTTTCATAGTACAGATGTGGTCTGTGTGGGATGAAAACTTCCAGTGGGTTG aTTCTGAGAACACAGCAGTGACTCTGTCTGCGCTCCTTGCCAGtctcaacagctgctgtaacCCGTGGATATACATGATCTTCAGCGGTCACCTCCTCCAGGACTTTGTGcactgcttctcctgctgcctCAAAATGAACTCTGACTTCAAGAAGGAGGACTCAGACAGCAGTCTCCGCAGAACAACCTTATTGACTAAGATGACCAATCGAAGCCCTCGGGGCAGTTCTGACAACTGGAGAGAGCTGGACAATTCTCCCAAGTCCTCCATTCAGGCGGACTAA